From Halotia branconii CENA392, the proteins below share one genomic window:
- a CDS encoding succinate--CoA ligase subunit alpha, with translation MNLTPDSKVLIQGFSEFISATHIAQMKAYGTNLVAGVNPGSGGQQLYDLPIFDLVEEVVEQFGAIDTTIICVHPYQVLDAALEAIASHIRQIIIISAGVPPLDMVQLLRKAEAGETLIVGPNSPGIIVPGKILLGTQPSEFYTPGSVGIVSRSSTLTYEVAWELTKAGLGQSISVSIGSDAIVGSSFLQWMQILDEDETTEAIVLVGQPGGDSEEAAARYITEAIDKPVVAYIAGRQAPAIKNWRQTGNLATVIGRAPNFGTAQSKLAAFQAADVPVAERPSQISELLKKAIH, from the coding sequence ATGAACTTAACGCCAGACAGCAAAGTATTAATCCAAGGCTTTAGTGAATTTATTTCAGCAACTCATATTGCTCAAATGAAAGCTTATGGTACAAATTTAGTTGCTGGTGTCAATCCCGGATCTGGAGGACAGCAACTATACGATCTGCCAATATTCGACTTGGTAGAAGAGGTAGTAGAGCAATTTGGCGCTATTGATACGACAATTATTTGTGTACATCCCTACCAAGTTCTGGATGCCGCACTAGAAGCGATCGCTTCTCATATTCGCCAAATTATCATTATTTCTGCTGGTGTACCGCCTTTAGATATGGTGCAATTACTTCGCAAAGCCGAAGCAGGTGAAACTTTAATAGTAGGGCCTAACAGTCCTGGGATTATCGTACCAGGAAAAATTCTCTTAGGTACTCAGCCAAGCGAATTTTATACACCTGGTTCCGTGGGCATTGTCAGTCGCAGCAGCACCCTAACATACGAAGTTGCTTGGGAATTAACAAAAGCTGGTTTGGGGCAATCGATTAGTGTCAGCATTGGTAGTGATGCGATCGTTGGTTCATCGTTTTTGCAATGGATGCAAATTCTCGATGAAGATGAAACCACAGAGGCGATCGTTTTAGTTGGTCAACCAGGCGGTGATAGTGAAGAAGCGGCAGCACGTTATATTACCGAGGCAATTGATAAACCAGTAGTTGCCTATATTGCAGGTAGACAAGCACCAGCAATTAAAAACTGGCGACAAACAGGGAATTTAGCAACAGTGATAGGACGCGCTCCTAATTTTGGCACAGCCCAAAGTAAATTAGCTGCTTTCCAAGCAGCAGATGTACCTGTCGCTGAACGTCCTTCTCAAATTTCAGAATTGTTAAAAAAGGCGATTCATTAA
- a CDS encoding serine/threonine-protein kinase — protein sequence MSDPNIGRLLVKRYQLQELIGTGAMGRVYRAKDILLGGVPVAVKFLALSIQNEKIRLQERFEREAKTCALLGQKSIHIVRVMDYGVDENNTPFYVMEYLHGHSLNNIIRQQNLSVLRFLSIARQISLGLQCAHNGIPVDGTIYPIIHRDIKPSNMLVIQDPSFGELVKVLDFGIAKLLQANSDQTKYYLGTLAYSSPEQMEGKELDNRSDIYSLGVMMFEMLTGKMPLVAPTHSFGAWYKTHHTQPPRTFAEVAPNLQIPKEVQNLVMSCLAKTRDDRPQTINKILQVLESLEQHYRTQATPQSNTSTRTLTIKAEIEPKTSPDLQVSPDEIARATAWPENKPIADIVFPQFIDAHGEALPALWIMLPQQEIIKRFVCKRYNQFLFITTPHPMLLWITVIYNRKYGAKWLPYYLDLKTSLGQEITYSLGHTGSYRLLFFARETPSRCSHVLLVSIASAQCQRLQEWVKAGKTLISVADPQMSKNLLKSEYEKIKPHILAKLEAVHTDSHFNLSR from the coding sequence ATGTCAGACCCCAACATTGGTCGCTTACTCGTTAAACGCTATCAGCTTCAAGAGTTAATCGGGACTGGAGCTATGGGTAGAGTTTATCGTGCTAAAGATATTTTGTTGGGAGGTGTACCTGTTGCGGTGAAGTTTCTCGCCTTGTCTATACAAAATGAAAAAATCCGGTTGCAAGAACGCTTTGAGCGAGAAGCCAAAACTTGTGCCTTACTAGGGCAAAAGAGCATCCATATTGTTCGAGTTATGGACTATGGCGTAGACGAAAATAATACTCCGTTCTATGTGATGGAATACCTGCATGGACATAGCCTCAACAATATTATCCGCCAGCAAAATCTATCGGTACTAAGATTTCTCAGTATCGCGCGTCAAATCAGCTTAGGTTTGCAGTGCGCTCATAATGGTATCCCAGTTGATGGCACAATCTACCCTATTATTCATCGTGATATTAAGCCCAGCAATATGCTGGTGATTCAAGACCCTAGTTTTGGGGAGTTGGTCAAGGTTTTAGATTTTGGAATTGCGAAGTTACTTCAAGCAAATAGCGACCAGACGAAATACTATTTAGGAACTTTGGCTTATTCTTCTCCTGAACAAATGGAGGGCAAAGAATTAGATAACCGTTCTGATATTTATAGTTTGGGCGTGATGATGTTTGAGATGCTTACAGGCAAGATGCCATTAGTAGCACCAACTCACTCCTTCGGTGCATGGTATAAAACACATCACACTCAACCGCCCCGTACTTTTGCTGAGGTTGCACCTAACTTGCAAATTCCCAAGGAAGTGCAAAATTTAGTGATGAGTTGTCTAGCTAAAACCAGAGACGATCGCCCCCAAACTATCAATAAAATTCTCCAGGTTTTAGAATCTCTAGAACAACATTACCGCACCCAGGCAACTCCACAAAGCAATACATCTACTCGTACCCTGACAATTAAGGCTGAGATTGAGCCGAAGACCAGTCCTGATTTACAAGTATCGCCCGATGAAATTGCTCGCGCTACTGCCTGGCCTGAAAATAAACCTATTGCGGATATTGTTTTCCCCCAGTTTATTGATGCTCATGGGGAGGCTTTACCAGCACTCTGGATTATGCTGCCGCAGCAAGAAATTATCAAACGCTTCGTCTGCAAACGTTATAATCAGTTTCTTTTCATCACTACACCTCATCCCATGTTGTTATGGATTACCGTCATCTACAACCGTAAGTATGGTGCTAAATGGTTGCCTTACTATCTCGATCTCAAAACTAGTCTTGGTCAAGAAATTACTTATTCACTAGGACACACAGGTTCTTACCGTCTGTTATTTTTTGCCCGCGAGACACCAAGTCGCTGTTCTCATGTCTTACTTGTCAGCATTGCTTCTGCTCAATGTCAACGACTGCAAGAATGGGTCAAAGCAGGCAAAACATTAATTTCAGTGGCTGATCCCCAGATGAGTAAAAACTTACTCAAAAGCGAGTACGAAAAGATTAAACCTCACATCTTGGCAAAATTGGAAGCAGTTCATACAGATTCCCACTTTAATCTTTCAAGGTAA